The following proteins come from a genomic window of Phacochoerus africanus isolate WHEZ1 chromosome 9, ROS_Pafr_v1, whole genome shotgun sequence:
- the LOC125136772 gene encoding 60S ribosomal protein L32-like, which produces MARLCPQKDTLLGKPRHPSSKSQMSPGETLIHFLEWDSAWAAIPAGHVPGKGFSSADLNVHLPSQSPTSQGLTSKPQYILFLLPRCCLWRWQPSPALRPLVKPKIVKKSSKKFIWHQSDRYVEIRRNWQKPQGIDNRARRRFKGQILMPNVGYRCNKKTKHMLPSGFWKFLVHSVKKPEVLPMCNESYCAQIAHYVSSKDCKATVERVAQLAIGVTNPNSRLCSEENE; this is translated from the exons ATGGCTCGCCTGTGTCCGCAGAAGGACACGCTGCTGGGGAAG CCCCGCCACCCCAGCTCCAAGTCACAAATGTCTCCAGGGGAGACACTGATCCACTTCCTTGAGTGGGATTCTGCTTGGGCCGCCATCCCTGCGGGCCATGTTCCTGG AAAAGGCTTCAGCTCTGCTGACCTCAACGTCCACCTCCCCAGCCAGAGCCCCACCTCCCAG GGTCTAACAAGTAAGCcccaatacattttatttttgcttccccGGTGCTGCCTGTGGAGGTGGCAGCCATCTCCTGCCCTCAGACCCCTCGTGAAGCCCAAGATTGTCAAAAAGAGCTCTAAGAAATTCATCTGGCACCAGTCAGACCGATATGTCGAAATTAGGCGGAACTGGCAGAAACCCCAAGGCATTGACAACAGGGCACGTAGAAGGTTCAAGGGCCAGATCTTGATGCCCAACGTTGGTTACAGGtgcaacaagaaaacaaagcacaTGCTGCCCAGTGGCTTCTGGAAGTTTCTGGTACACAGTGTAAAGAAGCCTGAAGTGCTGCCCATGTGCAACGAATCTTACTGTGCTCAGATTGCTCACTATGTCTCTTCCAAGGACTGCAAAGCCACTGTGGAGCGAGTGGCCCAGCTGGCCATCGGGGTCACCAATCCCAACTCCAGGCTATGCAGCGAAGAAAATGAATAG